In a single window of the Mesoplodon densirostris isolate mMesDen1 chromosome 18, mMesDen1 primary haplotype, whole genome shotgun sequence genome:
- the KCNJ2 gene encoding inward rectifier potassium channel 2: MGSVRTNRYSIVSSEEDGMKLATLAVANGFGNGKSKVHTRQQCRSRFVKKDGHCNVQFINVGEKGQRYLADIFTTCVDIRWRWMLVIFCLAFVLSWLFFGCVFWLIALLHGDLDASKESKACVSEVNSFTAAFLFSIETQTTIGYGFRCVTDECPVAVFMVVFQSIVGCIIDAFIIGAVMAKMAKPKKRNETLVFSHNAVIAMRDGKLCLMWRVGNLRKSHLVEAHVRAQLLKSRITSEGEYIPLDQIDINVGFDSGIDRIFLVSPITIVHEIDEDSPLYDLSKQDIDNADFEIVVILEGMVEATAMTTQCRSSYLANEILWGHRYEPVLFEEKHYYKVDYSRFHKTYEVPNTPLCSARDLAEKKYILSNANSFCYENEVALTSKEEEDSENGVPESTSTDTPPDIDLHNQASVPLEPRPLRRESEI, from the coding sequence ATGGGCAGCGTACGCACCAACCGCTACAGCATCGTCTCTTCGGAGGAGGACGGCATGAAGCTGGCCACCCTGGCGGTGGCCAATGGCTTTGGGAACGGGAAGAGTAAAGTCCACACTCGACAGCAGTGCCGGAGCCGCTTTGTGAAGAAGGACGGCCACTGCAACGTGCAGTTCATCAACGTGGGCGAGAAGGGCCAGCGGTACCTGGCGGACATCTTCACCACGTGTGTGGACATCCGCTGGCGGTGGATGCTGGTTATCTTCTGCCTGGCTTTCGTTCTCTCCTGGCTGTTCTTCGGCTGCGTGTTTTGGTTGATAGCGCTGCTCCACGGGGACCTGGACGCATCCAAGGAGAGCAAAGCGTGCGTGTCCGAGGTCAACAGCTTCACGGCCGCTTTCCTCTTCTCCATCGAGACGCAGACCACCATAGGCTACGGCTTCCGCTGCGTCACGGACGAGTGCCCCGTGGCTGTTTTCATGGTGGTCTTCCAGTCCATCGTGGGCTGCATCATCGACGCCTTTATCATTGGCGCGGTCATGGCCAAGATGGCCAAGCCCAAGAAGAGAAATGAGACCCTGGTCTTCAGCCACAATGCTGTGATCGCCATGAGGGATGGCAAGCTCTGTCTGATGTGGCGGGTGGGCAACCTTCGGAAAAGCCACCTGGTGGAAGCTCACGTGCGAGCGCAGCTCCTCAAATCCAGGATTACTTCCGAAGGGGAGTACATCCCCCTGGATCAAATAGACATCAATGTCGGCTTTGACAGCGGCATTGACCGCATATTTCTGGTGTCCCCCATCACCATCGTCCACGAGATAGACGAGGACAGCCCGTTATACGATTTGAGCAAACAGGACATCGATAACGCGGACTTTGAAATCGTAGTGATCCTCGAAGGCATGGTGGAAGCCACGGCCATGACCACGCAGTGCCGGAGCTCATACCTGGCCAACGAAATCCTCTGGGGCCACCGCTACGAGCCCGTCCTCTTCGAGGAGAAACACTACTACAAAGTGGACTATTCGAGATTCCACAAGACTTATGAAGTACCCAACACTCCCCTTTGTAGTGCCAGGGACTTAGCAGAGAAGAAATACATCCTCTCCAATGCTAATTCCTTTTGCTATGAAAACGAGGTTGCCCTCACAAGCAAAGAGGAAGAAGACAGTGAAAATGGGGTCCCAGAGAGCACGAGTACGGACACGCCCCCTGACATAGACCTTCACAACCAGGCAAGTGTACCCCTAGAACCCAGGCCCTTACGGCGAGAGTCGGAGATATGA